One genomic segment of Chitinophaga sancti includes these proteins:
- a CDS encoding Fic family protein has product MEIIDIETKLANDPAFRSWASQILIKFVNSPVGDEADGLHKVITDYTYALDILDQYDHRTLTIEGVHRASSFIATYDSAMNAIKGLRDKFGGSSLFGNEKDDSFKGSIANIYQSFGGNDLYPSIEEKAAHLLYFVVKNHSFSDGNKRIAAFLFVWFLEKNGILYRTDGSKRIADNALVALTLMIAESKPDEKDIMAQVVVNLINDYN; this is encoded by the coding sequence ATGGAGATCATTGATATAGAAACAAAGCTTGCCAACGACCCGGCATTCCGCAGCTGGGCCAGTCAGATCTTAATAAAATTTGTGAATTCCCCAGTGGGTGACGAAGCGGATGGATTGCACAAAGTGATCACCGACTACACCTACGCACTCGATATTCTTGATCAATACGATCACCGTACCCTTACAATAGAGGGTGTTCATAGAGCCTCATCTTTCATCGCCACCTACGACTCCGCCATGAACGCCATCAAAGGTCTTCGTGACAAATTCGGTGGCAGCAGCCTCTTTGGCAATGAAAAAGATGACTCTTTTAAAGGTTCCATCGCCAATATTTACCAATCTTTCGGTGGCAATGACCTTTATCCAAGTATAGAAGAAAAAGCCGCGCATTTGCTTTATTTCGTAGTAAAAAACCATTCATTTTCCGATGGAAATAAACGCATTGCAGCCTTTCTATTCGTATGGTTCTTAGAAAAAAATGGTATCCTCTACCGGACTGACGGTTCTAAAAGAATTGCAGACAATGCCCTGGTAGCACTCACACTGATGATAGCAGAAAGTAAACCGGATGAAAAAGATATCATGGCACAGGTAGTTGTAAACCTGATCAATGATTATAATTAA
- a CDS encoding DEAD/DEAH box helicase, which yields MKFEQYRISPEIKRSLEELGFKRPTDIQFKAIPSILKGDDVMAIAQTGTGKTAAFAIPVLHLLQQKLDRLPRKTKGEVRCVVMVPTRELAIQIAEVFTVIAKYTKLNILGLFGGVDEGPQLKKLAQGVDVLIATPGRMFDLISRGFIDLSFTETLILDEADHMLDMGFIRDIRDVLKHMSRRHQTLFFSATIDKDIKDLAYSVVTNPIRIQISPEDPVSKNVQHAVAFVGMDDKRFFLERLVKEFPEGKILVFVRTKVRAERVQAAMARVEVPALVMHGGKEQENRLEAMEDFKTGKVKLLITTDVNARGIDIPNVDYVVNYDLPDVPENYVHRVGRTGRGVQKGQAVSFCSDEEKPVLEEIQKYLGKEITVMKIDKNDYRETIKFSEDIPNDNWQLLIDQHHAEMEKVKKKKKKK from the coding sequence ATGAAATTTGAACAATATCGTATTTCCCCGGAGATTAAAAGAAGCCTGGAGGAATTGGGATTTAAACGCCCTACAGATATCCAATTTAAGGCGATCCCATCTATATTGAAGGGGGACGATGTAATGGCGATAGCCCAGACCGGTACCGGAAAAACCGCGGCTTTTGCCATCCCGGTGCTGCATCTGCTGCAACAAAAGCTCGATAGGCTCCCCAGAAAGACGAAAGGAGAGGTAAGATGTGTCGTGATGGTGCCTACCCGTGAACTGGCGATCCAGATCGCCGAGGTATTTACTGTAATCGCTAAGTATACCAAACTGAATATATTAGGCCTTTTCGGTGGTGTAGACGAAGGGCCCCAGCTGAAAAAGCTGGCGCAGGGGGTAGATGTATTGATTGCCACCCCAGGTAGGATGTTTGACCTCATCAGCAGGGGATTTATTGACCTGAGTTTTACCGAGACCCTGATTTTGGATGAAGCAGATCATATGCTGGATATGGGCTTTATCAGGGATATCAGAGATGTATTGAAACATATGTCCCGCAGGCACCAGACGTTGTTCTTCTCTGCGACTATTGACAAGGATATCAAGGATCTGGCTTATTCTGTGGTGACGAATCCGATCAGGATCCAGATTTCCCCTGAAGATCCGGTGTCTAAGAATGTACAGCATGCGGTAGCGTTTGTGGGCATGGATGATAAGCGGTTCTTCCTGGAGCGGTTGGTGAAGGAGTTTCCGGAAGGGAAGATCCTCGTGTTTGTGCGAACAAAGGTGCGTGCGGAACGTGTGCAGGCAGCGATGGCAAGGGTAGAGGTGCCGGCGTTGGTGATGCATGGTGGTAAGGAGCAGGAGAACAGGCTGGAGGCGATGGAGGATTTTAAGACGGGGAAGGTGAAGTTGTTGATTACTACTGATGTGAATGCGAGAGGAATTGATATTCCGAATGTGGATTATGTGGTGAATTATGACTTGCCGGATGTGCCGGAGAATTATGTGCATAGAGTAGGGCGTACGGGTCGTGGAGTGCAGAAAGGACAGGCGGTGTCTTTTTGTAGTGATGAGGAAAAGCCGGTGCTGGAAGAGATTCAAAAGTATTTAGGGAAGGAGATTACGGTGATGAAGATTGATAAGAATGATTATAGGGAGACGATTAAGTTTTCTGAAGATATACCGAATGATAACTGGCAGTTGTTGATTGACCAGCATCATGCGGAGATGGAGAAGGTGAAGAAGAAAAAGAAAAAAAAGTAA
- a CDS encoding DUF1345 domain-containing protein, producing the protein MAKAKTDAGLPSRSPLSRFFINLHPLKRVLIALLSCTIVWLFIKNGDITTLLKTMILWDVFSFVFCIECLYIFFNRTTKEIREYARQEDGSRLMVFILIILACFASMLMVLLLMLSSESREAGLAIYLPVAVAGILLSWAMVHCMFAIHYAHIYYDDAEDDNTRHVGGLEFPEEKNPDYLDFAYFSFVIGMTFQVSDVEISNKKLRRIALLHGLLAFGLNTFVVALTINLVGGLRN; encoded by the coding sequence TTGGCAAAGGCAAAAACAGACGCTGGCTTACCATCACGCTCTCCCCTCTCCCGATTCTTCATCAACCTCCACCCACTCAAAAGGGTCCTCATCGCCCTGCTCTCCTGCACCATCGTCTGGCTCTTTATCAAAAACGGAGACATCACTACCCTTCTCAAAACCATGATCCTTTGGGATGTATTCTCCTTCGTCTTCTGCATAGAATGTCTATACATTTTCTTCAACCGCACCACCAAAGAAATTCGTGAATACGCCAGACAGGAAGATGGCAGCCGTCTCATGGTATTCATCTTAATCATCCTCGCCTGTTTTGCCAGCATGCTCATGGTACTACTACTCATGCTATCATCAGAATCCAGGGAAGCCGGACTCGCAATTTACCTCCCTGTAGCCGTGGCCGGCATACTACTCTCCTGGGCCATGGTCCACTGTATGTTCGCCATTCACTACGCCCATATCTATTATGACGATGCTGAAGATGACAATACCCGACATGTAGGTGGATTAGAATTTCCGGAAGAAAAGAACCCTGATTATCTTGACTTTGCTTATTTCTCTTTCGTAATCGGCATGACATTTCAGGTATCTGATGTAGAAATCAGCAATAAAAAATTAAGAAGAATTGCATTACTCCATGGGTTGCTGGCCTTCGGCCTGAATACATTTGTAGTAGCATTAACGATAAACCTGGTAGGTGGGCTGAGGAATTAA
- a CDS encoding HTTM domain-containing protein, with amino-acid sequence MNRYSGVLQRFFLSPASGEPLAFFRIGIAFIGLVQGCWLLGNVVMLYGVNGLIPWALSKGIVSPLMPQLSWLQPLAAATGIPGDSMVYLLMGVYLVCLIFLLMGMFTRVAAIVAWGLHLMFINTGFMAAYGVETFLHIALFYCILMPVGESFTWKNNESSVSEWNRLSIRVLQIHLCIVYLASGVEKAMGAQWWNGEAIWQTFMQGQFARFDMKWLAGYPWLAKLICWSTLLIEMGYPIFIWWRKTRVYAYVAVVLLHVGISVMMGLQLFAGIMIVFSTAAFGWEYIAQVYWGIVRPLRERRMLRRAEVLATQAFWSLE; translated from the coding sequence ATGAACAGGTATTCCGGTGTGTTACAGCGATTTTTTTTATCGCCTGCGTCTGGCGAGCCATTGGCGTTTTTTAGAATTGGGATCGCTTTTATTGGATTGGTGCAGGGATGTTGGTTGTTGGGAAATGTAGTGATGTTGTATGGTGTGAATGGGTTAATTCCATGGGCATTGAGTAAGGGGATTGTGTCTCCCCTGATGCCACAGTTATCCTGGTTACAGCCACTGGCGGCAGCCACGGGGATACCTGGGGATAGTATGGTGTATCTCTTGATGGGGGTGTATTTGGTTTGTCTGATCTTTTTGTTGATGGGGATGTTTACAAGAGTGGCCGCCATTGTAGCATGGGGCTTGCACCTGATGTTTATTAATACAGGATTTATGGCGGCGTATGGGGTGGAGACGTTTTTACATATTGCGCTATTTTATTGTATTCTCATGCCGGTGGGTGAGTCATTTACGTGGAAGAATAATGAGAGTAGTGTAAGTGAGTGGAATAGGTTGTCGATAAGGGTTTTGCAGATACATTTATGTATTGTGTATCTGGCTTCTGGTGTGGAAAAGGCGATGGGTGCACAGTGGTGGAATGGGGAGGCGATCTGGCAGACATTTATGCAGGGGCAGTTTGCGAGATTTGATATGAAGTGGCTGGCAGGGTATCCATGGTTGGCGAAGTTGATTTGTTGGAGTACGTTGTTGATTGAGATGGGGTATCCTATATTTATCTGGTGGAGAAAGACGAGGGTGTATGCGTATGTGGCGGTGGTTTTGTTGCATGTGGGGATATCTGTGATGATGGGATTGCAGTTGTTTGCAGGGATTATGATTGTGTTTAGTACGGCGGCGTTTGGATGGGAGTATATAGCGCAGGTGTATTGGGGGATAGTGAGGCCGTTGAGGGAGAGGAGAATGTTGAGGAGGGCAGAGGTGCTGGCGACACAGGCGTTTTGGAGTTTGGAGTGA
- a CDS encoding NUDIX hydrolase has product MPSFHSYRNPSLAADLVVFGYQQGTLSILLLNRNTAPFKDQWVLPGAFLLMEERLRDTCARILKTKLGMDDLYLEQLCTYDEPDRDPRGRAIAVAHYALVNPARFAITAGTMANDVKWFNVKELPPLGFDHDIIAADALKRLQHQILYYPVGFELLNDLFTMPELHELYECILDINIDRRNFRRKILDAGYIINTGNKREGLHNRHPDLYQFNKELKSIHLSFG; this is encoded by the coding sequence ATGCCATCATTTCATAGTTATAGAAACCCATCGCTGGCAGCGGATCTCGTTGTGTTTGGTTATCAACAAGGCACCCTTTCCATCCTGCTGCTAAACAGGAATACTGCGCCTTTCAAAGATCAATGGGTACTCCCCGGCGCCTTTCTCCTCATGGAAGAACGGCTCCGTGACACCTGTGCCCGCATTCTGAAAACCAAACTAGGTATGGACGACCTCTATCTCGAGCAACTCTGCACCTACGACGAACCCGACCGTGACCCAAGAGGCCGCGCCATCGCTGTTGCCCACTATGCCCTGGTCAACCCCGCGCGATTCGCTATCACCGCAGGTACGATGGCCAATGATGTGAAATGGTTCAATGTGAAAGAGTTACCACCCCTCGGCTTTGACCATGATATCATCGCCGCCGATGCTTTGAAAAGACTACAGCACCAAATACTCTATTACCCTGTAGGCTTCGAACTGCTCAACGACCTCTTTACCATGCCGGAACTGCACGAACTGTATGAATGCATCCTGGATATCAACATTGACAGAAGGAACTTTCGCCGCAAAATTCTCGATGCCGGATACATTATTAATACAGGCAATAAGAGAGAAGGATTGCACAACCGCCACCCCGACCTCTATCAATTTAATAAGGAACTAAAAAGTATTCACCTGAGTTTTGGTTAA
- a CDS encoding NADAR family protein, with the protein MTYDNNWLIAQKPTPTLCFFWGHQPSKDGSITKSCFSQWWHAPFTVDEKTYPTAEHWMMAGKATLFGDTEIEKQILNTPSPASVKALGRKVANFDPAKWDAAKREIVTQGNFHKFSQHPDLKAFLLDTGHEVIVEASPMDRIWGIGMAATNVNAPYPEKWRGQNLLGYALMAVRDLLK; encoded by the coding sequence ATGACATACGACAACAATTGGCTCATCGCCCAAAAACCAACCCCAACCCTCTGCTTCTTCTGGGGCCACCAACCCTCCAAAGATGGCAGTATTACCAAATCCTGTTTCAGCCAATGGTGGCATGCCCCTTTTACCGTAGATGAAAAGACATACCCCACCGCCGAACACTGGATGATGGCTGGCAAAGCCACCCTATTCGGTGATACTGAAATTGAAAAACAAATACTCAACACCCCTTCCCCTGCTTCAGTAAAAGCACTCGGAAGAAAAGTAGCCAACTTCGACCCTGCTAAATGGGATGCTGCCAAAAGAGAGATCGTGACCCAGGGGAATTTTCACAAATTCTCCCAACACCCGGATCTCAAAGCATTCCTGCTCGACACAGGCCATGAAGTGATCGTCGAAGCCAGTCCCATGGATAGAATCTGGGGCATCGGCATGGCCGCTACAAATGTAAACGCCCCATACCCTGAAAAATGGCGGGGACAGAATCTCCTCGGCTATGCACTCATGGCCGTGCGGGATCTACTTAAATAA
- a CDS encoding RNA 2'-phosphotransferase produces the protein MNQKETSKFLSLILRHQPELIGLQLDNNGWADVETLLALAARRKHITREELETIVAESDKQRFAFNEDHSKIRANQGHSVQVDLELPVTTPPEFLYHGTTGAFVNEILKTGIKKMSRQHVHLSIDKTTATKVGSRRGVPVILTIRSGDMHRDGIPFFISANGVWLTDHVPAKYISQ, from the coding sequence ATGAATCAAAAAGAAACATCCAAATTTCTCAGTCTCATCCTCCGCCATCAACCGGAGCTCATCGGACTGCAACTCGATAACAACGGCTGGGCAGATGTAGAGACCCTGCTTGCCCTCGCCGCACGCCGTAAACACATTACCAGGGAAGAACTCGAAACTATCGTGGCCGAAAGCGATAAACAACGCTTTGCTTTTAATGAAGACCATTCTAAAATAAGAGCCAACCAGGGACATTCTGTTCAGGTAGACCTTGAACTGCCTGTCACCACGCCACCGGAGTTCCTTTATCACGGTACCACCGGCGCCTTCGTGAACGAAATCCTGAAAACCGGCATTAAAAAAATGAGCCGTCAACACGTTCACCTCAGTATCGACAAAACCACTGCCACCAAAGTAGGCAGCCGCAGAGGTGTACCTGTTATTTTAACAATCCGGAGCGGTGACATGCACAGAGACGGCATCCCATTTTTTATATCTGCTAATGGTGTATGGTTGACGGACCATGTACCGGCTAAATACATTTCACAATGA
- a CDS encoding ADP-ribosylglycohydrolase family protein — protein MSAHIKNALLGLAVGDALGVPVEFQSRDTLEKFPVTHMREFGTHGQPAGTWSDDSSLTFCLAETLVKGYDLQDLANRFVNWRYHGYWTAHGKVFDVGNATHTAIYYLSQGAPPTTAGGNEEDSNGNGSLMRMLPLLFYIKDLDIHDRYCHVRDVSSLTHRHIRSIFCCFIYLEIALLIMNGEPPKDAYLNAITAVNKYFKENNLPDEKEQGILAPTLSGSLVDKPISEIHGTGYVVRTLEAAIWILIHTKTYAEAVLTAVNLGNDTDTTAAVTGGLAGMHYGWEEIPAEWLNILAGKDRIEELITNLQVKFNI, from the coding sequence ATGAGTGCTCACATTAAAAACGCCCTTCTGGGCCTCGCTGTCGGCGATGCCCTGGGCGTACCCGTTGAATTCCAGTCACGCGACACACTTGAAAAATTCCCTGTCACCCATATGCGGGAATTTGGCACACACGGCCAACCCGCAGGTACATGGTCCGACGATAGTTCGCTCACTTTCTGTCTTGCAGAAACACTCGTGAAAGGATATGACCTCCAGGACCTGGCGAACCGCTTTGTCAACTGGCGCTACCATGGCTATTGGACGGCTCACGGCAAAGTCTTTGACGTAGGTAACGCCACGCATACCGCTATATATTATTTGTCACAAGGTGCTCCTCCCACCACTGCAGGAGGTAACGAAGAAGATAGTAATGGCAATGGCTCTCTCATGCGTATGCTTCCCCTCTTATTTTATATAAAGGACCTGGATATTCATGACCGCTATTGTCATGTACGGGATGTATCGAGTCTTACCCACCGTCATATTCGTTCCATTTTCTGTTGCTTTATTTACCTGGAAATCGCTCTCCTTATTATGAATGGCGAGCCACCTAAAGATGCCTATCTCAATGCCATCACTGCAGTAAACAAATACTTCAAAGAGAATAATTTACCCGACGAGAAAGAACAGGGCATATTGGCACCTACGCTTTCCGGCTCCCTGGTAGATAAACCGATCAGTGAGATTCACGGTACCGGCTATGTGGTACGCACACTCGAAGCTGCTATCTGGATACTCATCCATACAAAGACATATGCAGAGGCTGTGCTTACCGCTGTCAATCTCGGCAATGACACCGATACTACCGCAGCAGTGACGGGTGGACTCGCTGGCATGCACTACGGTTGGGAAGAAATTCCAGCTGAATGGTTAAACATTTTAGCAGGAAAGGATAGAATTGAAGAACTGATTACTAACTTGCAGGTCAAATTCAATATCTAA
- a CDS encoding metallophosphoesterase, giving the protein MTRTFVIGDIHGALKALEQLLGQLLLQPTDRLIFLGDYVDGWSQSAQVIEYLMVLQEKYDCLVIKGNHDAWCERWLNGEEPDPVWYRNGGKQTIASYENVSPERRLVHLEWLQRLTLYYIDDQNRLFLHAGFASMHGPEKEHYDTNFYWDRSLWEMALCMDTRIKKDSILYPKRLLLFKEIFIGHTPTVNYDITTPMNACNVWNVDTGAAFMGRISAMDIDTKEYWQSEPAYVFYPGEKGRNK; this is encoded by the coding sequence ATGACCCGGACGTTTGTAATTGGAGATATTCATGGTGCATTGAAAGCATTGGAACAACTGCTAGGTCAACTCCTGTTGCAACCGACGGACAGACTTATATTCCTGGGCGACTATGTAGATGGATGGTCGCAATCCGCACAGGTGATTGAATACCTGATGGTGCTCCAGGAAAAATATGACTGCCTTGTCATCAAAGGAAATCACGATGCCTGGTGCGAACGCTGGCTGAATGGGGAAGAACCAGACCCTGTGTGGTACAGGAATGGTGGCAAACAAACAATCGCCAGCTATGAAAATGTATCTCCTGAACGTAGGTTAGTACACCTGGAATGGTTGCAAAGGCTGACCCTTTATTATATAGATGATCAGAACAGGTTATTCCTGCATGCTGGTTTTGCAAGTATGCATGGTCCTGAGAAAGAACATTACGATACAAACTTTTACTGGGACCGCTCACTGTGGGAAATGGCGCTGTGTATGGATACGCGGATCAAAAAAGATTCAATACTTTACCCGAAAAGATTATTATTATTTAAAGAGATTTTCATTGGCCATACTCCCACGGTGAATTATGATATCACCACACCAATGAATGCCTGCAATGTGTGGAATGTGGATACAGGCGCGGCATTTATGGGAAGGATCTCTGCCATGGATATCGATACAAAAGAGTATTGGCAGAGTGAACCCGCCTATGTTTTTTACCCGGGAGAAAAAGGTCGAAACAAATAA